In the genome of Streptomyces sp. NBC_00433, the window GTGGTGTCCGACCTGGCCGACCTGCTGGGGGCCACCGCGTGATCACCGACCCGGCCTTCGAGGTCTCGCCCTGGTCGCTGCGCGAGTCGGTGCTGAACCTGGACCTGCTGCCGCAGAGCGAGTCGGTCTTCGCGCTGTCCAACGGTCACATCGGCTGGCGCGGCAACCTCGACGAGGGCGAGCCCAACGGCCTGCCGGGCACCTACCTCAACGGGCTGTACGAGCTGCACCCGCTGCCGTACGCGGAGGCCGGCTTCGGCTACCCGGAGTCCGGTCAGACCGTCATCAACGTCACCAACGGCAAGCTCATCAGGCTGCTGGTGGACGACGAGCCGTTCGACCTGCGCTACGGCACGGTCCGCCGCCACGAGCGGGAGCTGGACCTGCGGGCCGGGGTGCTGCGCCGGGTCTGCGAGTGGGTGTCGCCGGCCGGGCGGGCGGTACGGGTGACCTCCACCCGGATGGTGTCCTTCCAGCAGCGGGCGGTCGCCGCCATCGCCTACGAGGTCGAGCCACTGGACGGCGAGGTGCGGGTGGTGGTGCAGTCGGAGCTGGCCGCCAACGAGGACGTGCCGCACTCCGCGGGCGACCCGCGGGTGTCGGCCGCGCTGGACTCGCCGCTGCGGGCCGAGGAGCACTACGCGGCGGGCACCAGGCTGCGACTAGTGCACTCCACCACCCGCAGCCGGCTGCGGGTGGCGGTGGCCGCCGACCACCGGATCGACGGTCCGGACAGCACCCAGGTATCGGCGGAGTCCGACGACGACGTGAGCCGGCTGACCGTGACGTCGGTGGTCAAGGCGGGCCAGCGGTTGCGGCTGGAGAAGTTCGTCGCCTACGGCTGGTCGGCCACCCGCTCGCTGCCCGCGCTGCGCGACCAGGCGGACGCGGCGCTGGTGGGCGCCAGGGACACCGGCTGGCAGGGCCTGCTCGACCAGCAGCAGGCGTATCTGGACGACTTCTGGGAGCGGGCCGACGTCGAGGTCGACGGCGACACCGAGATCCAGCAGGCGGTGCGCTTCGCGCTCTTCCACGTCCTCCAGGTCGGCGCCAGGGCCGAGGAGCGGGCCATCCCCGCCAAGGGCCTGACAGGGTCCGGCTACGACGGCCACTCCTTCTGGGACGCCGAGACCTTCGTGCTGCCGCTGCTGAGCTTCACCTCGCCGCGGGCCGCCGCCGAGGTGCTGCGCTGGCGGTACAACATGCTGCCGGTCGCGCAGGAGCGGGCCCGCCAGCTGGGCCTGGCCGGCGCCACCTTCCCGTGGCGGACCATCAACGGCGACGAGGCGTCGAGCTACTGGCCGGCCGGCACCGCCGCCTTCCACATCAACGCCGACATCGCCGACGCCGCGGTCCGCTACGTCGCCATCACCGGCGACCAGGCCTTCGAGCGCGACACCGGTCTTGAACTGCTGGTGGAGACCGCCAGGTTGTGGCGCTCGCTGGGACACCACGACCACGCGGGCACCTTCCACATCGACGGCGTCACCGGTCCCGACGAATACAGTGCGATCGGCGACGACAACGCCTTCACCAACCTGATGGCGCAGGCGAACCTGACCTCGGCGGCGGACGCGGCGGAAAGGCACCCGCGGCACGCGGCGACGCTCGGCGTCACCGACGAGGAGACGGCCGCGTGGCGGGACGCGGCGGCCGCGATGGCGCTGCCCTTCGACGAGGACCTCGGGGTGCACGAGCAGTCCAAGGGCTACTGCCGGCGCCAGACCTGGGACTTCGAGA includes:
- a CDS encoding family 65 glycosyl hydrolase, with the protein product MITDPAFEVSPWSLRESVLNLDLLPQSESVFALSNGHIGWRGNLDEGEPNGLPGTYLNGLYELHPLPYAEAGFGYPESGQTVINVTNGKLIRLLVDDEPFDLRYGTVRRHERELDLRAGVLRRVCEWVSPAGRAVRVTSTRMVSFQQRAVAAIAYEVEPLDGEVRVVVQSELAANEDVPHSAGDPRVSAALDSPLRAEEHYAAGTRLRLVHSTTRSRLRVAVAADHRIDGPDSTQVSAESDDDVSRLTVTSVVKAGQRLRLEKFVAYGWSATRSLPALRDQADAALVGARDTGWQGLLDQQQAYLDDFWERADVEVDGDTEIQQAVRFALFHVLQVGARAEERAIPAKGLTGSGYDGHSFWDAETFVLPLLSFTSPRAAAEVLRWRYNMLPVAQERARQLGLAGATFPWRTINGDEASSYWPAGTAAFHINADIADAAVRYVAITGDQAFERDTGLELLVETARLWRSLGHHDHAGTFHIDGVTGPDEYSAIGDDNAFTNLMAQANLTSAADAAERHPRHAATLGVTDEETAAWRDAAAAMALPFDEDLGVHEQSKGYCRRQTWDFENTDADHYPLMLHYPYFDLYRKQVVKQADLVLAMYLRGDAFTAEQKARNFAYYEPLTVRDSSLSAYCQSVIAAEVGHLQLAYDYLGETAMIDLEDLENNARDGLHIAALAGTWTALVAGFGGMRLFDGDAIRFAPRLPDALSRIAFRLLFRGRRLRVEVRRKTATYTLADGEPLEVLHYEEPFTLTTERPVERELPCVTHRPSPDQPPSRSPLRRSQHLK